From a region of the Rathayibacter sp. VKM Ac-2804 genome:
- a CDS encoding DUF2273 domain-containing protein, whose translation MSDPRIPAPAPAGRSTTLGLVVGAILAFAALLFGFWGFVLTAVFMALGVLIARILDGSLDVRSLVDVFRGRTTSR comes from the coding sequence ATGAGCGACCCCCGCATCCCCGCCCCCGCCCCGGCCGGCCGCAGCACCACGCTCGGCCTCGTCGTCGGCGCGATCCTCGCCTTCGCCGCCCTGCTCTTCGGCTTCTGGGGCTTCGTCCTCACCGCCGTCTTCATGGCGCTCGGCGTCCTGATCGCGCGGATACTCGACGGCTCGCTCGACGTGCGCAGCCTCGTGGACGTGTTCCGCGGCCGCACCACCTCCCGCTAG
- a CDS encoding CsbD family protein, producing the protein MGADDKIRNAAENLLGKAKEAVGKLTDNEKLEAEGQADQTKAHTKKVGEDVKDVFKN; encoded by the coding sequence ATGGGTGCTGACGACAAGATCCGCAACGCTGCCGAGAACCTGCTCGGCAAGGCCAAGGAAGCGGTCGGCAAGCTGACCGACAACGAGAAGCTCGAGGCCGAGGGCCAGGCCGACCAGACGAAGGCCCACACCAAGAAGGTCGGCGAGGACGTCAAGGACGTCTTCAAGAACTGA
- a CDS encoding ribokinase: MSLVVLGSANLDHVHRVARIPAPGETVLALDSRTFPGGKGLNQAVAAARTVAGSAFVTSLGRDAAGDELAGLLAEEPLELHARRGDERTGTAQITVDDAGENAIVVDSGANAAFTDLTAEEEALIAGASALLLQLEIPVPTVLAAARAGRASGTTTVLNAAPIGPLPEELLAELDVLIVNEHEARELGAERGIAAADDTALAVGLTALVPLVLVTLGSDGVVVAVRDREPVRAPAFRVAVVDTTGAGDTFCGVFAARLAGGGHRLDDPAALVELVRWATAAAAISVTRAGAAVSTPTAAETEAFLAEHGA, from the coding sequence ATGAGCCTCGTCGTCCTCGGAAGCGCCAATCTCGATCACGTCCACCGGGTGGCCCGCATCCCCGCGCCCGGCGAGACCGTTCTCGCCCTCGACTCCCGCACCTTCCCCGGCGGCAAGGGGCTCAACCAGGCGGTGGCCGCCGCCCGCACGGTCGCGGGCAGCGCCTTCGTCACGAGCCTCGGGCGCGACGCCGCGGGCGACGAGCTCGCGGGACTGCTGGCGGAGGAGCCGCTCGAGCTGCACGCGCGCCGCGGAGACGAGCGCACCGGCACCGCGCAGATCACAGTGGACGACGCGGGCGAGAACGCGATCGTCGTCGACTCCGGCGCGAACGCCGCCTTCACCGACCTGACCGCGGAGGAGGAGGCGCTGATCGCCGGCGCCTCGGCGCTCCTGCTGCAGCTCGAGATCCCGGTCCCGACCGTGCTGGCGGCGGCACGGGCCGGCCGTGCGTCAGGGACCACCACCGTCCTCAACGCGGCGCCGATCGGCCCGCTGCCCGAGGAGCTGCTCGCCGAGCTGGACGTGCTGATCGTCAACGAGCACGAGGCGCGCGAGCTCGGCGCCGAGCGCGGCATCGCGGCGGCGGATGACACGGCCCTCGCCGTCGGCCTGACGGCGCTCGTCCCGCTGGTGCTGGTCACCCTGGGCTCGGACGGCGTGGTGGTCGCCGTCCGCGACCGCGAGCCGGTGCGCGCGCCGGCGTTCCGCGTCGCCGTAGTCGACACGACCGGCGCCGGCGACACCTTCTGCGGCGTCTTCGCGGCACGGCTCGCGGGCGGCGGCCACCGGCTCGACGACCCGGCGGCGCTGGTCGAGCTCGTCCGCTGGGCGACGGCGGCCGCGGCGATCTCGGTCACCCGGGCCGGCGCGGCGGTCTCGACGCCGACGGCGGCCGAGACGGAGGCGTTCCTCGCCGAGCACGGCGCCTAG
- a CDS encoding Asp23/Gls24 family envelope stress response protein: MSDSTRTPATPTAPRVDKASVDTVTSLGGSTVSGTAQGRTVIDDAVIAKVAGIAARQVPGVFALGNNAARAFGAIRSAVGGNDHAQGVSVEVGETQVAADVTLVVEYPVPMQSVADQVRAAVSEAVTELVGMSVAEINVAIVDVHIPGEDKGDTETESRVR; the protein is encoded by the coding sequence ATGAGCGACAGCACGCGCACCCCCGCCACCCCCACCGCCCCCCGCGTCGACAAGGCCTCGGTCGACACCGTCACCAGCCTCGGCGGCAGCACGGTCTCCGGCACGGCCCAGGGCCGCACCGTCATCGACGACGCCGTCATCGCCAAGGTCGCCGGCATCGCCGCGCGCCAGGTGCCCGGCGTCTTCGCCCTCGGCAACAACGCCGCCCGTGCCTTCGGCGCGATCCGGTCGGCCGTCGGCGGCAACGACCACGCCCAGGGCGTCAGCGTCGAGGTAGGCGAGACCCAGGTCGCCGCCGATGTCACGCTCGTCGTCGAGTACCCGGTGCCGATGCAGTCGGTCGCCGACCAGGTCCGCGCCGCGGTGTCCGAGGCCGTCACCGAGCTCGTCGGCATGTCCGTCGCGGAGATCAACGTCGCGATCGTCGACGTGCACATCCCCGGCGAGGACAAGGGCGACACCGAGACCGAGAGCCGCGTCCGATGA
- a CDS encoding sigma-70 family RNA polymerase sigma factor — translation MPGLETASDALLAERSAEGDVRAFEVLVKRHQSILRAYAWRLTGSQADASDAVQNALITVWAQLPQLKEPASVRSWMMRIVSRSSVDLLRQRRPVDDVDAVEHPPAREPGPFESVEQSDAMRALARALADLPETQRQCWLLREVGGESYSEIADHLGITATAVRGKLARARESLVVAMEDWR, via the coding sequence ATGCCCGGTCTGGAGACGGCGAGCGATGCGCTCCTCGCCGAGCGCTCCGCCGAGGGCGACGTCCGGGCGTTCGAGGTGCTGGTCAAGCGGCACCAGTCGATCCTCCGCGCCTACGCCTGGCGGCTGACCGGCTCGCAGGCCGACGCGTCGGACGCGGTGCAGAACGCGCTGATCACCGTCTGGGCCCAGCTCCCGCAGCTGAAGGAGCCGGCGAGCGTCCGGAGCTGGATGATGCGGATCGTCAGCCGGTCCAGCGTCGACCTCCTCCGCCAGCGCAGACCGGTCGACGACGTCGACGCCGTCGAGCACCCGCCGGCCCGCGAGCCCGGTCCGTTCGAGTCGGTCGAGCAGAGCGACGCCATGCGCGCTCTCGCCCGGGCACTGGCCGACCTGCCCGAGACCCAGCGGCAGTGCTGGCTGCTCCGCGAGGTCGGCGGCGAGTCGTACAGTGAGATCGCCGATCACCTCGGCATCACCGCCACCGCCGTCCGCGGCAAGCTCGCTCGAGCACGGGAGTCGCTGGTCGTGGCGATGGAGGACTGGCGATGA
- a CDS encoding MDR family MFS transporter: MSHRQILFVIFGLMAGMFLSSLDQTIVGTSMRTIADDLDGLSQQAWVTTAYLIVSTIATPIYGKLSDIFGRRPLYLIAIVLFLIGSLLAGFATSMLGLAGFRAVQGLGAGGLMSLALTVMGDILPPRERAKYQGYFLAVFGISSVVGPLIGGLLAGTPEILFITGWRWVFLINLPIGAVALFIVVRFLHLPKPAARRSVRIDWWGAALVIVAAVPLLLVAEQGREWGWGSPIAWVCYVVGVLGIVGFIAAERMMGDDALIPLKLFRSPTFSMATVLGVLVGFGMFGGMMALPLYLQLVNGATPTESGFLMLPMILGLMIASIVSGQIISRTGRYRAFPILGTFLMSAAFFYLSFVSIDKPVIFVMGGMLLLGLGLGQMMQTLTLASQNSVDTANMGVATSASTFFRQIGGTLGTAVIFSVLFSRIPETIAAAFKNPTIAANLQAAASDPTIAADPANAGILKLLQSQDSGAIGSALDGDTSFLNTANDALSAPFLTGFNDATVTVFQVALGVVLLAFVLSWFLKTPPLRAKSAMQEAHDLANEDAAAELRRTDPQLAARAGADLAAGSIEPDVRTDSIATAPRRTEDGDRRG, encoded by the coding sequence ATGTCGCACCGCCAGATCCTCTTCGTGATCTTCGGCCTGATGGCGGGGATGTTCCTGTCCTCGCTCGACCAGACGATCGTCGGCACCTCGATGCGCACGATCGCCGACGACCTCGACGGCCTCTCGCAGCAGGCCTGGGTCACCACCGCGTACCTGATCGTCTCGACGATCGCGACGCCGATCTACGGCAAGCTCTCCGACATCTTCGGCCGCCGCCCGCTCTACCTGATCGCGATCGTCCTGTTCCTGATCGGCTCGCTCCTGGCCGGCTTCGCGACCTCGATGCTCGGCCTCGCCGGCTTCCGCGCGGTGCAGGGCCTCGGCGCCGGCGGACTGATGTCGCTCGCCCTCACCGTGATGGGCGACATCCTGCCGCCGCGCGAGCGCGCCAAGTACCAGGGCTACTTCCTCGCCGTCTTCGGCATCTCCAGCGTCGTCGGCCCGCTGATCGGCGGCCTCCTCGCCGGCACCCCCGAGATCCTCTTCATCACCGGCTGGCGCTGGGTCTTCCTGATCAACCTGCCGATCGGCGCCGTGGCGCTGTTCATCGTGGTCCGCTTCCTGCACCTGCCCAAGCCCGCCGCCCGCCGCTCCGTGCGGATCGACTGGTGGGGTGCGGCGCTCGTGATCGTCGCCGCCGTGCCGCTCCTGCTCGTCGCCGAACAGGGCCGCGAGTGGGGCTGGGGCTCGCCGATCGCGTGGGTCTGCTACGTCGTCGGCGTGCTCGGCATCGTCGGCTTCATCGCCGCCGAGCGGATGATGGGCGACGACGCGCTGATCCCGCTGAAGCTCTTCCGCTCGCCGACCTTCTCGATGGCGACCGTCCTGGGCGTGCTGGTCGGCTTCGGCATGTTCGGCGGCATGATGGCGCTCCCGCTCTACCTGCAGCTCGTCAACGGCGCGACGCCGACCGAGTCCGGCTTCCTGATGCTGCCGATGATCCTCGGCCTGATGATCGCCTCGATCGTCTCGGGCCAGATCATCTCCCGCACCGGCCGCTACCGCGCCTTCCCCATCCTCGGCACGTTCCTGATGTCCGCGGCGTTCTTCTACCTCTCCTTCGTCTCGATCGACAAGCCGGTGATCTTCGTGATGGGCGGCATGCTGCTGCTCGGCCTCGGCCTCGGCCAGATGATGCAGACGCTGACCCTCGCCTCGCAGAACTCGGTCGACACGGCGAACATGGGCGTCGCGACCAGCGCCTCGACGTTCTTCCGCCAGATCGGCGGCACGCTGGGCACCGCGGTCATCTTCTCGGTGCTGTTCAGCCGCATCCCGGAGACCATCGCCGCCGCCTTCAAGAACCCCACGATCGCCGCGAACCTGCAGGCCGCCGCGTCCGACCCGACGATCGCGGCCGACCCGGCCAACGCGGGCATCCTGAAACTGCTGCAGTCGCAGGACTCGGGCGCGATCGGCTCGGCGCTCGACGGTGACACCTCGTTCCTCAACACGGCGAACGACGCCCTCTCGGCGCCGTTCCTCACCGGCTTCAACGACGCGACGGTCACCGTCTTCCAGGTGGCGCTCGGCGTGGTCCTGCTCGCCTTCGTGCTCTCCTGGTTCCTGAAGACCCCGCCGCTGCGGGCGAAGTCGGCCATGCAGGAGGCGCACGACCTCGCGAACGAGGACGCCGCGGCCGAGCTGCGCCGCACCGACCCGCAGCTGGCCGCCCGCGCGGGCGCCGACCTCGCCGCCGGCAGCATCGAGCCCGACGTGCGGACCGACTCCATCGCCACCGCGCCCCGGCGCACGGAGGACGGCGACCGGCGCGGCTGA
- a CDS encoding aldo/keto reductase — protein METRIFGRTGAPVSVVGLGTWQLGADWGDVAESDALAILDAAAESGVTLFDTADVYGDGRSERTIGAWRAAHPDAEVFVATKMGRRVEQIPANYVLDNFRAWTDRSRSNLGVDTLDLVQLHCPPTSVYSDDAVFDALDTLVDEGAIAHYGVSVERTDEALTAIARPNVASVQIILNAFRLKPLDAVLPAAREAGVGVLARVPLASGLLSGRYTTETTFAPDDHRNYNRDGSAFDVGETFSGVDFATGVEAAQEFSLLAADHGLAPAAAALAWIIQQDGVTAVIPGARSVEQAKANATAADAAPLGPAFMEAVNALYDTHFRPTVHPRW, from the coding sequence ATGGAAACTCGAATCTTCGGCCGCACCGGTGCGCCCGTCTCCGTCGTCGGCCTCGGAACCTGGCAGCTCGGTGCCGACTGGGGGGACGTCGCGGAGAGCGACGCCCTCGCCATCCTCGACGCCGCGGCGGAGTCCGGCGTCACCCTCTTCGACACCGCCGATGTCTACGGCGACGGCCGCAGCGAGCGGACCATCGGCGCCTGGCGCGCCGCCCACCCCGACGCGGAGGTCTTCGTCGCGACGAAGATGGGCCGCCGCGTGGAGCAGATCCCCGCCAACTACGTGCTCGACAACTTCCGCGCCTGGACCGACCGCTCGCGCTCGAACCTCGGCGTCGACACGCTCGACCTGGTGCAGCTGCACTGCCCGCCGACCTCGGTCTACTCCGACGACGCGGTCTTCGACGCGCTCGACACCCTGGTCGACGAGGGCGCCATCGCGCACTACGGCGTCTCGGTCGAGCGCACGGACGAGGCGCTCACCGCCATCGCGCGGCCGAACGTCGCGAGCGTCCAGATCATCCTCAACGCGTTCCGCCTCAAGCCGCTCGACGCGGTGCTGCCCGCGGCCCGCGAGGCCGGCGTCGGCGTCCTGGCGCGCGTCCCGCTCGCCTCCGGCCTGCTCAGCGGCCGCTACACGACCGAGACGACCTTCGCGCCGGACGACCACCGGAACTACAACCGCGACGGCTCCGCCTTCGACGTCGGCGAGACCTTCTCGGGCGTCGACTTCGCGACCGGCGTCGAGGCCGCCCAGGAGTTCTCCCTCCTGGCCGCCGACCACGGCCTCGCGCCCGCCGCCGCCGCGCTCGCCTGGATCATCCAGCAGGACGGCGTGACCGCCGTCATCCCCGGTGCCCGCTCCGTCGAGCAGGCGAAGGCGAACGCCACCGCCGCGGACGCCGCCCCCCTCGGCCCCGCCTTCATGGAGGCCGTCAACGCCCTCTACGACACCCACTTCCGCCCCACGGTCCACCCCCGCTGGTAG
- a CDS encoding M15 family metallopeptidase codes for MTSDENPTPEGRPLRRRALVIGGVAVAAGVAAVGVNAALGAGRARTPAASATPSAVPGASASASATASAVPVETPTETPTPTPTATPGIDLSAHSNDDPASIWVVVNKLRTLNPVDYVPADLVYPDVSYVNRQPMRQATADALVPMFAAASSEAGLSLAVQSAYRSYDTQVSVYAGWVSSRGQAGADATSARPGHSEHQTGWAVDVVGSSGTCALEICWGDTPEGQWVGANAHRFGFLVRYKPDTTPITGYESEPYHLRYIGVELAQHLHDAGIPTLERLFGLPDAPDYAPGTVS; via the coding sequence ATGACCTCGGACGAGAACCCGACCCCGGAGGGGCGCCCCCTCCGGCGCCGCGCACTGGTGATCGGGGGAGTCGCCGTGGCCGCCGGAGTCGCTGCTGTCGGCGTGAACGCGGCACTCGGCGCCGGCCGCGCGAGAACTCCCGCCGCGTCCGCGACTCCGAGTGCCGTCCCGGGCGCGTCGGCGAGTGCCTCCGCCACGGCGAGCGCGGTGCCGGTCGAGACCCCGACCGAGACGCCCACGCCGACGCCGACCGCGACGCCCGGGATCGACCTCTCCGCGCACTCGAACGACGACCCGGCCAGCATCTGGGTGGTCGTCAACAAGCTCCGCACCCTGAACCCGGTCGACTACGTCCCCGCCGACCTCGTCTACCCGGACGTGTCCTACGTCAATCGCCAGCCGATGCGCCAGGCGACCGCGGACGCACTCGTGCCGATGTTCGCCGCGGCCTCGAGCGAGGCCGGCCTCTCGCTCGCGGTGCAGAGCGCCTACCGCTCCTACGACACCCAGGTCAGCGTCTACGCCGGCTGGGTGTCCTCGCGCGGCCAGGCCGGAGCGGACGCGACCAGCGCGCGCCCGGGGCACAGCGAGCACCAGACCGGCTGGGCCGTCGACGTCGTCGGCTCCTCGGGGACCTGCGCCCTCGAGATCTGCTGGGGCGACACCCCCGAGGGCCAGTGGGTCGGCGCGAACGCGCACCGCTTCGGCTTCCTCGTCCGCTACAAGCCCGACACCACGCCGATCACCGGCTACGAGTCCGAGCCGTACCACCTCCGCTACATCGGCGTGGAGCTCGCGCAGCACCTGCACGACGCCGGCATTCCGACGCTCGAGCGCCTGTTCGGGCTGCCGGACGCCCCCGACTACGCGCCGGGCACGGTCTCCTAG
- a CDS encoding Asp23/Gls24 family envelope stress response protein, with translation MTPDETPGRPDSGEDVVLPPLSAPLVDPVEETDATDAETDAGDAVGLDELSDYLDRGRLPYDPAIEESPEHRRTLRALERVRALSGALIDDDAAHLPVPTENWFGSILTQVRREARAGRDIPLASTDPDVELTITEGAVRGIVREAGDSVSGVLVGRCRLQGDVADPGADIAVEVTISVFWGVPIADAAQQVRERIHSRLLTQTELRVSTIDVRVEDVYVPNGEEA, from the coding sequence ATGACCCCGGACGAGACGCCCGGACGCCCGGACTCCGGCGAGGACGTCGTGCTGCCGCCCCTGAGCGCGCCGCTGGTCGATCCGGTCGAGGAGACCGACGCGACCGATGCGGAGACCGACGCCGGCGACGCCGTCGGCCTCGACGAGCTCAGCGACTACCTCGACCGCGGCCGCCTGCCCTACGACCCCGCGATCGAGGAGTCGCCGGAGCACCGCCGCACGCTCCGCGCCCTCGAGCGCGTCCGCGCCCTGTCCGGTGCGCTGATCGACGACGACGCCGCGCACCTCCCCGTGCCCACCGAGAACTGGTTCGGCTCGATCCTCACCCAGGTGCGGCGCGAGGCCCGGGCCGGCCGCGACATCCCGCTCGCGAGCACCGACCCCGACGTCGAGCTGACGATCACCGAGGGCGCCGTCCGCGGCATCGTCCGCGAGGCGGGCGACAGCGTCTCCGGAGTCCTCGTCGGCCGCTGCCGGCTGCAGGGCGACGTCGCCGACCCCGGCGCCGACATCGCGGTCGAGGTGACGATCTCGGTGTTCTGGGGCGTCCCGATCGCCGACGCGGCGCAGCAGGTGCGCGAGCGGATCCACTCCCGGCTGCTCACCCAGACCGAGCTGCGCGTCTCGACGATCGACGTGCGCGTCGAGGACGTCTACGTCCCGAACGGGGAGGAGGCGTGA
- a CDS encoding UDP-N-acetylmuramoyl-L-alanyl-D-glutamate--2,6-diaminopimelate ligase yields MHVRAVPLRAVARAAELPDGDLPSVEVSGITLTASDVEPGDLFVALAGVNRHGSDFVAEAAERGAVGVLTDAAGESAARATGLPVLVVDDPRARLGAVAAVVYATTERAPLLLGVTGTNGKTSTVHMLEGMLRQLGVVPGLSSTAERHIGDTSVTSGLTTPEATELHALIARMQEEGVGAAAIEVSAQALTRHRVDGVVFDVAAFTNLSHDHLDDYGDMDTYFAEKAQLFQPDRSRRAVVSLDSPAGQRLVNEAGVPVTTITSLPDVDADWRVSILEQEFGRTHFRVENRENRAITTSVPIIGAHMAANAALAIVMLIEAGRPIGEIRAALHRDGGLDVSLPGRTERVSGEHGPTVYVDFGHSADAFTRTLEAVREVTPGRVIMVFGADGDRDALKRPAMAEAAVSGSDVLVITDHHPRFEDPASIRSTLMAAARAARPDGEIHEVDDPKHAIRVAVSLAQEGDSILWAGPGHQNYRDIEGVRTPYSARAEARAALREAGWAEAGVPAHS; encoded by the coding sequence TTGCACGTCCGAGCAGTCCCCCTCCGCGCCGTCGCCCGGGCGGCCGAGCTGCCCGACGGCGACCTCCCGTCCGTCGAGGTGAGCGGGATCACCCTCACCGCCTCCGACGTCGAGCCGGGTGACCTCTTCGTCGCCCTCGCCGGCGTCAACCGCCACGGCTCCGACTTCGTCGCGGAGGCCGCCGAGCGCGGTGCCGTCGGCGTCCTCACCGATGCGGCCGGCGAGTCCGCCGCGCGCGCCACCGGCCTGCCCGTGCTCGTCGTCGACGACCCGCGGGCCCGCCTCGGCGCCGTCGCCGCCGTCGTCTACGCGACGACCGAGCGCGCGCCCCTGCTCCTCGGCGTCACCGGCACCAACGGCAAGACCTCGACGGTGCACATGCTCGAGGGGATGCTGCGGCAGCTCGGCGTCGTGCCCGGCCTGAGCTCCACCGCGGAGCGCCACATCGGCGACACCTCCGTGACGAGTGGGCTCACCACTCCCGAGGCGACCGAGCTGCACGCCCTCATCGCGCGCATGCAGGAGGAGGGGGTCGGCGCCGCCGCGATCGAGGTCAGCGCGCAGGCCCTCACCCGGCACCGCGTCGACGGCGTCGTCTTCGACGTCGCCGCGTTCACGAACCTCAGCCATGACCACCTCGACGACTACGGCGACATGGACACCTACTTCGCCGAGAAGGCGCAGCTGTTCCAGCCCGACCGCTCGCGCCGCGCGGTCGTCTCGCTCGACTCCCCCGCCGGGCAGCGCCTGGTGAACGAGGCGGGCGTCCCCGTCACCACGATCACCTCGCTCCCCGACGTCGACGCCGACTGGCGGGTGAGCATCCTCGAGCAGGAGTTCGGCCGCACCCACTTCCGCGTGGAGAACCGGGAGAACCGGGCGATCACCACGTCCGTCCCGATCATCGGCGCGCACATGGCGGCCAACGCCGCGCTGGCGATCGTGATGCTGATCGAGGCGGGCCGGCCGATCGGCGAGATCCGGGCGGCCCTGCACCGCGACGGCGGCCTCGACGTCTCCCTCCCCGGCCGCACCGAGCGCGTCTCGGGCGAGCACGGCCCCACGGTGTACGTGGACTTCGGCCACAGCGCCGACGCCTTCACCCGCACGCTCGAGGCGGTGCGCGAGGTCACTCCGGGCCGCGTGATCATGGTCTTCGGCGCCGACGGCGACCGCGACGCCCTGAAGCGGCCGGCGATGGCCGAGGCGGCGGTCTCGGGCAGCGACGTACTCGTCATCACCGATCACCACCCGCGCTTCGAGGACCCGGCGTCGATCCGCAGCACCCTGATGGCAGCGGCCCGCGCGGCGCGGCCGGACGGCGAGATCCACGAGGTCGACGACCCCAAGCACGCGATCCGCGTCGCCGTGTCGCTGGCGCAGGAGGGCGACTCGATCCTCTGGGCCGGACCGGGGCACCAGAACTACCGCGACATCGAGGGCGTGCGGACGCCGTACTCGGCTCGGGCCGAGGCGCGGGCGGCGCTGCGCGAGGCCGGCTGGGCCGAGGCGGGGGTCCCGGCGCACAGCTGA
- a CDS encoding amidase domain-containing protein — translation MPHSSTRSTVPAAAEVAPADAQLAPPLTRREAREREGRVRSTPPVVTPAAPAVELPASAAPAPVVLAPVALAPAAEGIRPSAAAPLHPASGDVFPSRRDRRAAEGHRQRVEPARRGSSFFRPSRRHLVLAMSGGLVLVAAASGVSLTVGASTDAESATASTAAPTATAAPVTVLPATTADSRVVLSSVSTTTGTVAGGTSVTLAGSNLDSVATVRFGDAEGSVTVDNPDQITVTAPPASGEAEGVVPVAFFDAGGAPITFDAVTDAAAAVTVDGTPVETVQPAVDASTATQEPLTATAATPAATPTAADATAAPTAAPAAAATDAQPAELVAPAATASPSPAATGVLATTKVVASAITFAYTPDPAIEAAKAAAALEASRLASQLDYLQTYWSDYNSAQYGVIGGNDCVNFTSQSLIARGWEMDGEWSYSRTGGYSSAWASSTAFNSYLSAHPERATPLTNAQRADVKPGDVVQFDWDGSGDWDHTGVVTSVKGSTILYSSHTADNLDQSIDSASAGRIMFWSV, via the coding sequence GTGCCCCACAGTTCCACCCGTTCCACCGTGCCCGCTGCCGCCGAGGTCGCCCCCGCCGACGCTCAGCTCGCACCGCCGCTGACCCGCCGTGAGGCGCGCGAGCGCGAGGGCCGCGTCCGCTCGACCCCGCCCGTCGTGACGCCGGCAGCCCCCGCCGTCGAGCTCCCCGCCTCCGCTGCCCCGGCCCCGGTCGTCCTCGCCCCCGTCGCGCTCGCGCCGGCCGCCGAGGGCATCCGCCCCTCCGCCGCCGCCCCGCTGCACCCCGCGAGCGGCGACGTCTTCCCCTCCCGCCGCGACCGCCGGGCCGCCGAGGGGCACCGCCAGCGCGTCGAGCCCGCTCGTCGCGGCTCGTCCTTCTTCCGCCCCTCGCGCCGGCACCTCGTGCTGGCGATGTCCGGCGGGCTCGTCCTCGTGGCCGCCGCCTCCGGTGTGAGCCTCACCGTCGGCGCCTCCACGGACGCCGAGTCGGCGACCGCCTCCACCGCCGCCCCGACGGCGACGGCCGCGCCCGTCACCGTCCTGCCGGCCACCACGGCCGACTCCCGCGTCGTGCTCAGCAGCGTCTCGACCACCACCGGCACCGTCGCCGGCGGCACGAGCGTCACCCTCGCCGGCTCGAACCTCGACTCCGTGGCGACCGTCCGCTTCGGCGACGCCGAGGGCAGCGTCACCGTCGACAACCCCGACCAGATCACCGTCACCGCGCCGCCCGCGAGCGGCGAGGCCGAGGGAGTCGTCCCCGTCGCCTTCTTCGACGCCGGGGGAGCGCCGATCACCTTCGACGCCGTCACCGACGCCGCGGCCGCGGTGACCGTCGACGGCACGCCGGTCGAGACGGTGCAGCCCGCCGTCGACGCGTCGACCGCGACCCAGGAGCCGCTGACGGCGACCGCCGCCACTCCGGCGGCCACTCCGACCGCCGCCGACGCGACCGCCGCGCCGACCGCCGCCCCGGCCGCCGCCGCGACAGACGCGCAGCCCGCCGAGCTCGTCGCCCCCGCCGCGACGGCCTCGCCCAGCCCGGCCGCCACCGGCGTGCTCGCGACCACCAAGGTCGTCGCCTCCGCGATCACCTTCGCCTACACGCCCGATCCGGCGATCGAGGCCGCGAAGGCCGCCGCCGCGCTCGAGGCCAGCCGCCTCGCTTCGCAGCTCGACTACCTGCAGACCTACTGGTCCGACTACAACTCCGCGCAGTACGGCGTGATCGGCGGCAACGACTGCGTCAACTTCACCTCGCAGTCGCTGATCGCCCGCGGCTGGGAGATGGACGGCGAGTGGAGCTACTCGCGGACCGGCGGCTACAGCTCGGCCTGGGCCTCCTCGACCGCGTTCAACTCCTACCTCTCCGCGCACCCGGAGCGGGCGACGCCCCTCACGAACGCGCAGCGCGCGGACGTGAAGCCCGGCGACGTCGTGCAGTTCGACTGGGACGGCTCGGGCGACTGGGACCACACCGGCGTCGTCACGAGCGTGAAGGGGAGCACGATCCTGTACTCCTCGCACACCGCCGACAACCTCGACCAGAGCATCGACTCGGCCTCGGCCGGGCGCATCATGTTCTGGAGCGTCTGA